A window of Watersipora subatra chromosome 10, tzWatSuba1.1, whole genome shotgun sequence genomic DNA:
aaatttataaaaatatcacatttttggcaTCAGATagttgataaaatctaaataaagtaTGTTTCACACGCTAAAAAAACTGTACATTGCTCAAAATAACAAGCTGCCAGAATAAGACTGTCACAGTGgatcaatattaaaattaatagaTACAATTTACAACAAGTATCATAGTTCTTTGACACACCTAGCCTGATgactatatataaacatacatgtatcagaCTCGCTCATATACATAGTAAATTTAGCCCTCCATTACAATGCAACTAGAAATTTTGCTCTGTTCGGAGTGTGGTCACCTCTGATGGTTCCATCAGTTAATCTATAAAAGTGCCAGATGGAAAACCTCTTGGAGGTGTCATTAATCCAATTAAGACCCTATCACGTATACATACAAGCCTAGAGAGCTCATTGCATTATAAGCACGCCTCAGCCGCAGTTGTCGTTACCGACCCTTGTGATTGAATGCGATGTTATTGGCTATAGCCGAAGGGAAAGTATTGAATGCAAAGCATCATGATAGCCCAGCATTCACACCATGTATGACATATGATAATCAACTGGCTAAGGGAGAAGGTAGGTGCGAGGTTGCCTCTAGAAATACTAGACATAGTATGCACGCTCACGGGGAAAGTGTGACAAGCCTGGTCTGGAAGGCTAAAAACAGATTGTATGCCTACAAATCCTCTGTTGGAAGCTCTGAGCATGATTCGAAAACTTATATTAACTAggatagaatatatatatatatatatatatatatatatatatatatatatataattattgttaacTGCTTTAGATATGCGGGTGTAATGTCATAAGATAAAACTAAGAGAATGCTTTTGTTTTATAGCTGAAAGCTTAATAAAATCTAATGTTGCAGGTATAGCTAACGCTTAAATTTTTGGCTATATCATTAAATGTGTTTGGCACTATAGTTGTAACAAAGAAACTTTTAATAAGCTTCAATATATACCACAATTCAAATAGCTCTTTGACTGTACAGCATACTATTAGTTGAAGTTGTTCTCCTAGATTAAAATAACTCTAACTTATTCAAATCCACCTTTACATCAACTAGATTTCCTAGTCATAATCTTAAATTGCCTTGTAAATATCTCCTACCTTATGATATTCAGGTTTTGAACAATGAGAAGGGGTTAGTTGACACGTAATACTACTAGGAACATAAAGACCTATTGCACAATTTCTTACAGGCTCTCGATGTCAATAGAACCGATATAATACCAAGGTGTAAACAGTTATTATCCGAAAGGATAATCATCAACAGCTTGCATGTGTCACCCATTGGCTCCTATGCGAGTATATCTGGCGTTGTGAGGAGTCTGTATATCAAGCTTATGTAAGGTTATTCTAAACACTGGTAAGTTATTTACTCTTTGATGCCAGTCATGATAGGTTAAGGAACAAATACAGTGTAATAATACGCTTCTGTCTCCCTCAAACTGACCTATTGAAGCAAACATTTAGGCTGTCTTGTCATCTGACTGACAACCATGAATTTTTCGGCCAATGATGGCCTGTAAACTGTATCAGATTAATCTCTTCTGGTTATTGTATTCAGCTGATAATCACTTTCTAAAGCAGGTACTTTTATTGGTATACCCTGTACTTAGTTGTATTTGTCAGCTATTTTATGGCTTTTCAACATTTGCAGAGAATACGGCTAACTAAATTTTAATTCACATGGTTAACACTAGAACATATATATTACCGTTTCTTATGAAGATTATTAAATTTTGAGTGTTTGATTTTTTTTCCAGAAAATGCTTTTCAAACACTCAAATGATAGTTGAGTGTTTCTCTTTTGCTTGATCTTAGCTACACAACCAAAAATTTCAGAATAGGTTTTTTTGTAGCTATGCCATACTGCTATCACATAGAGAGTAAGATTTAACCTCTACCTCTTATCTTTCATATGGTTGGCGATGCCAGTGTAACCATACACTAGTTTCAACATGCATAATACGATCTTGCCCTAACCTTAAAGCAATTATGGCTCCAAGTTTTAAAATTGTAGTgaagttaataataaaatatcttaTTACTATTTACTATGAATGAACAGAAGTAGAAAGAATGGGGTACAATTTCGCCGCTGGCATTGTGAACATTTTTGAGTAATcgaatgaaatacatgtacatataaaatcaATTTGCTTTGtatctttttacttttgtcccTTCATCGTATTTGACTTAACCAACTATCTAGACATCTGTAGAATGATTACATAACCAGCGATAAATCTTGTTACAACTAGGAAAGAGAGTCCAGTAGTGAAGAGAAAGTTTTTCTTCCACTTAAATTTGTTGTAGAATGACAAACAATGCAAACAGTCAACACCACAGACGAGTGGAAGACAGTGGGAGACAACTCTGATATCAACAGAGACCTAAATTTGAAGAGCATGAACAATCTCTTGGAGGATCCCGCTCACGTCATTGGATTAACCCATAAGATAGTAACTTGCTCAGCTACGATATTGACATTCAtggcagttgtcttctcattgAGGGCAATATCAAAATCACCGATGCTTCCTGTTAATCGTCATTTTCTCTATTCTCTATCCTTCTCAGATTTATTGCAGGTAAGGCATTACCAATTCTAAACACTTATTCAAAGATGAGTTGAGCCTAAAAACTACTTCGCGCTTCTAATATGAAAGCTATATGCCTTCATATATGTCTTCAATGCCTAATAAATATGcctatactagctgtaccacccggtgttgcccgtataatagaagagtatttgggcagaaaattgatttgtatttaatatataacaacatttgccattctaactttcaaactacatatcataagaaaaataaaaacaactgtaaatgttttaaaacttcgtcaaactactgtacctttcaagctagtagcctggcatattgccaatggaaaattccactaagctagttaataaggttagccttccaatgacggtaagccatgactttgagtctgcattgttgtccagctcaggtgttctaataatagctatagccggaaaacctaCAGACGGATCcacagacggactttgagaaatatatatatatagatcataCTGCATATCATTGCAATTCTGAAGGTGTTAAATCTCTAACCATTAAATACCACTGATTTTAACAGATTCCAGTTgaatctaaaaaaattttacaGACTGTTTATTGGAAAAGTCATATTGAAATCTGCTTTTggtataaaaagtttaaaatgtttcactCACTTTCATGAGCCAGTTTTGTTTGATGATATCATAGCATAGTTTATGACCTGTTAAATATGCTGCTCGACCACATTATATGATATCCGAGCAAGCTTTAGATATTTCCAAATATGATGTATGATccaatataaaatattgcaaaataaatttatgagCTGGCAAAAACGATTATTTGACACCGAAATAGCAAAGATCATACTTTTACTTGGGGAAAACGTATTACTTACATTTTAGTACAACACACTAATTTCACTTGATGTGGTATAccaatttatatttgataattgctaGTTTTGCTATGGTAGAGCCTACTGCTTTCACTTTGGAAGATCGTACTACTTTCACTTTGGAAGAACATACCACTTTCACTTTGGAAGAACTACTTTTACTTTGGTAGAGCATTCTACTTTCACTTTGAGAGAACATGCGACTTTCACTTGAGAGTTTTAAGTGAGAGGTTTAGGTTTAAGATGgttatatatcttatattataGAAATATTGGCACCACCTTGTAGGTGGTGCCAATATTTAGAATTTGGCCTCATTGTAGAATTGTCCTCTTGTAGACTTGTAGAATTTTGccctctttcaaatggtgtatattACAACAAGGAATGTTAGAGCTACTGCAAATGGGAGTTAGTTTTGTTTGTTAATGTGTTGATGTTGTGGTCTCTCCATTAAAGATTATATACAAATAGTGGGCGTGGCATGTTTGTTCGAAAACCAGTATGCTCCATATACACTTCCACGAGTCATGCAACTATTGCATACAAGGCATTGGGCACAACACTCTACATTCATTTTGATAGAACATAATGCTTTCACTTTGGTAGAACTTCTTAATTTCAGTGTCAATTTCAGCTTTCACTTTGGAGAACATGCTACTTTCGCTTCGGGCAAACACCCTACTCTCCTTTAAGTAGAGCGTACTATATTCATTTTGGTAGaacaaactacatgtactttcaATTCTAgtaataaaaaactgttttaagatgaactcatCAGTTGTATATTCCTTTCATTAACTCATCACATACTTGTGAGACCATTATTatgaaatatgtttaatatTTCCCCCAAACCTTGTTCATTTGAATTGAAAACCAAATCAGCTAAATGTGCTAACGAATTAGGTCTTACATCCTTAATCAAAGTCTACTAGTCCTTATTTGGAAATACTGAAACTGCACTTTGCACATATAGTAGCTGTATTAGACGTGTTCATTGCTATAGTAATAAGTTTAGTTTGTACATTTGAACATGAgtttttgttttctctttgCTTTGTGATACGTACAGGTTATACACACCAACATCAAAACTTCCTTGTTCTTATTTGTTGCTAAAGACTAATTTAGAAATTTGATACCAAACAGTTCTATAATGAGGAAAAAGTGATTGGAACAAAACTCACTGAAGTTacaagttgacttgcaacaaaattcacattacagtcatttggtatcaaaaggttcaccatgtcttactctgttgtgttgtaggtgcaaaatatgtggagatgtgattacaagctcttgaaagctcaaaaacaaacagttaatcgcagccatcagaAAAACGtagtagtttggaatctcttccTGATGTAGTGTATTTTTGGTGTAGCTACCCTAAATTAAATGGTGGTGCTTAAATTCTGGTGCTTaaacaagtctaaaaatattaaaagcaaAACAAGAAGCAACTATTTTGAAATGCCTTTGAGTTTACGATATTCAAATTTCAGATCTACCTACAGTAGTATGCTCTATTGTTATAAGTTTAGTTTGTACATTTGAACATTAgtttttgttttctcttttcTTTGTGATACGTACAGGTTATACAGACCGACATCAAAACTTCCTTGTTCTTATTGTTTGTTGCTAAAGACTACTTTAGAAATTTGTTACCAAACATTTTCCGATACAAACCAAATTTCAGATCTACCTACAGTATTTGGCTCTATTAGCAGTAATCTACATATTAGTGTcaatattttaattgaaatgttttttcaaaCAATCAAATAATCGCTATAAAAAGAGTAAcatacatttttagtttttaccaTATGAATGAGTTAGCCATGGATTGCtgaatgaaaatgaaataaaaaataataaaatagctGGAGAATACAAGTAAGTACAGCGtatacatagacctattaactatactataacTATATTGgtgtagttaataggtctatgaatGTATACCAATAAAAATTCTTAGTGTAAAAAGTGATTATTAGTCGAATGAGAGCGGCTGAAAGTGGAATTTGTAAAGAACGAATATTTTACGGTATGTAACCAGCACtatattgaaaatattaaaacttaccAAGTCCTCTATTGGTATATTACAGGCAGGAGTTGTGCTTCCTCTCAGTATGACTTTGGCAATATCAGAGGACTGGGATTGTTTACCACCATATGGCTGGCTTTTTCAAATCTCTCTAAGCATTCACTTGCTGGTAAGTTGCTGCTAGATGGATTAGACATTTAATCACATATTTGCGCTGTTTTTACTCAACCCTATGCTAATGAAAACACACCCACAATATAATTGAACTCCTGATCAATACGATAACAAATTAACTTTTGAATGGTATGAAAAGATTTTATTATTAGAGCAGACAttcaaatataaatgtaaaaactccTCCACTAGAAGCTTAGAAGTTTTTTCAAGGAAGGAAGATGGAGATGGGCGCACCCCCACTATTCTAACGTGTGTAGATGCATTTAGAATATTCTGTAGATTTTAGACAAGTAGTGCCAAGTCAAAGGATAGAAAAGAGATGAAAAACTAGAGTGTTTATTTATACAACTGAGCTGTCAAAACCATGTGATCAGATGATTTGGCAGAGTAATTAGTTTACATAATGCCTTCATCACCATTTCCTATCTATCTAATAGCAATCAGGGAATGGTTGCATTACTCCttacagtttttttgttttataatgttTAACCTCAGCAAGAATTTCTTAAATTGCTGACTTTCTTTTACGAGAAGAACAATGATAACGATAGCGTGAAGAGCTTGAGAGAAGAATGCTTCGGACTTACTCGATGCCAATAACTTATAAGCTCTGGCAAACTTACACATATCTCCGGTTATAAGAGGACATTCCAAAACTTCTACAACTCGAACTCCTACAGTCAATATAGTTGCCTGTCACCCTGAACTGAAGCAGAGGATATGCTGTGCCTACATATTAAAGCAGCAAGAACTATATATTACTATGCATTGCACCGACTCCCCAAGCACTAGAGTGGCCAGCTGGTCCTTGGTCCTTGAGTAATTTGATGTGGCTATAATAGCTCTTTTATAATAGAAATGCATTAAGCCTCCTAATTGCCAAATGATTAGACTCTTTATCAAACAAAAGACATTTCATTTGGTTTTTGGATTGCTTCAAGAAGAACTCTAGCATTTTACACTTGATGTCGATTAcatttagcaaatatttttttaactttttgaggTGTTTCTGGACTTTATTACGTGTTAGCAGCCGATTCTAGTGCATGATGTATGTAATCAGAAGCTGGAAAGTTCATGCGACTAGCTTACTAAGGCTGGCTTGAGCAGATGACAGAACAAACACCTGAGCCTATGGCGTAAGCCAGTGCCTCTGGAAACAAAGCGCTTAAAGTACATTGATAATGACAATATGAACTTAGGCCATATACTGAGTGTCTGAACTGTGTTATGCTATAAGTTGACAGGTTTGTACTCGTTGGCCTTTGTGAATGTGGACCACTATATTGCGGTGACTGAATCATCTCATTACCTTCACCAGCTCGGACCACGAAAGTCCGCTTGTTGGGTTATCTTTATTTGGATTCTAGGGCTATCTTACTGCTTTCCTCTCTTCCTCATTGGACCCGAATGGGTAAGAACGTGTCAAAATATATTgctaaatgaaattaaaactgtCTACTGTTCTTTAAAAACTAGCATCGCTTATCAATAGCAAAAACATTAACAAGCTAAGACTTTAACGAATATAAAGGCGAAAGAGTTggattaatttttaatattaaacgAAGTTAAGACTGATAAGAAGTAGTATCAGGCGCGAATAAcagaaaaattgacaaaaattacaacaaaaacTTTTGAAGGCAGAAGTTTGATTCGCTTTTATAACTCAGTCTATTACTATGCAGCTATTTACTCAGAAAGCAATTGAAAATTGCAGAAAAATGCCAGAAAGCAAAAAATTGaatcattatatattatagtgtaAACTAATAGCTTGTTGACCACCCTGTAAGACTAGAAAACAATTAATTCAAACAGCATTTAAAATAAGTTGGCTATATGGTTTTGGAGATAAACTCTTTGAGTTGTTGGGCTACTGACTTGACTTGAGACCACTTTTCAATTCAATCTGTTCAAGTTGTATATTATtagcaaaaaaaattaataaaaaaatgtaaattaaatatatatgagTTTTTAGCGCATCAATTAAGTTTTATTTGATATAGAACAACTAGTCCtgttaaaattataaataatgttTACCTTATTTATAAGTTGCAACAGAGAATTATAATGTTGGCTTAAATATTTACCTTATTTCCAAGCCATGATACCACA
This region includes:
- the LOC137406852 gene encoding trace amine-associated receptor 4-like, whose product is MQTVNTTDEWKTVGDNSDINRDLNLKSMNNLLEDPAHVIGLTHKIVTCSATILTFMAVVFSLRAISKSPMLPVNRHFLYSLSFSDLLQAGVVLPLSMTLAISEDWDCLPPYGWLFQISLSIHLLLTGLYSLAFVNVDHYIAVTESSHYLHQLGPRKSACWVIFIWILGLSYCFPLFLIGPEWAVLCSSNLMFCVINHKQIAAYSITALIILLPPPIVIFASTGFRGLFPHPDDTYKTSVERIVMFRANTAAGIDLILLDMLVSSDVEVTEELSTIILIDHS